One window of Drosophila bipectinata strain 14024-0381.07 chromosome 4, DbipHiC1v2, whole genome shotgun sequence genomic DNA carries:
- the LOC108126859 gene encoding serine-rich adhesin for platelets isoform X1 yields the protein MSLWLLHRNQLRCFRLNGWLCLSTKVEINMLQPRKIRRAGLNKLHNKTHCRLHLMDWKIVCHKKWLILIIAIMSMESSDASPELDHLHSVSPTPLLPDLKNNDHRNPVNPTNIISKGGADDITTVILLNNDLGRVGDTHGRFLKLRPEVGLLTSTARTFIQNGITTEFATKIVGTELNNGRLYAQYLKKRSRVLYKNDNPSPAVLTSWVGEKAFQQSPQFLQSHNDLFNMDANVWQHIDDNLEIKKNDFIGNTDFVNVQSTKLTDPIHPSEKDANRPVFLPEEYGNNHKRQSIHVKKEELNTFKSVQSLSVEDLETFTVKNHNIIFSEVTIASNNSNHDINYSKNLHERYGKNVNSNISEPEDESISKIDLSTVTYYGFAEFTTMVGDSVIVFLPSTLQANQHFGHVTSIRGVPTLGSELVQTQISHVVKNTQILVNKTSDLERMHEEYIVSSENVPIFSSVSPSLDQMVDEKILLKNSINQNIDTEITLSSKNVTSVHLAQNTSINIGQYNFTIKEMKDPMHKLSYYHQNPSSEQALGGATTIFLDDDPFTKYIAKTDLTYSSLNVQPEKSSVKVANKMSIKINEHFVNANKNEIILKINSTKSNNIKENYTSCDHTTSQVFFTQMAKLLSDMSSLAGDDVIRDNPIANFDIIETTKYYCIQASQVQQTTDLVEINNISNIQIEPHRKSKPFDVNETTSLQTEYYDFTNENEYEGEDDEYEVPDDFDFIYKTFFTTYTYLTTFFEGSESTISSHTEIITNLVSSKSRTEEEFMTQIFSTAKENEVFENKNDQSNPNISHEVSKYSLPKDLVNILVEHNSSKNISEIKKITQATENLDDWKYTKTFYTTYTYYTSIFSDNNTEIMSRTDVITSYVTSKPFNNHTYIFTEPNHSNSLSIAETNEITTSTNIIKNDKFMTSSYNISNDFLYQEDQVSSESNTEEIIPSATLLLQTSFTTFTFYTTMYVGNDTNIVSRLETVTNIATGILQPSKTLQGENVFPVTYFTTFTYWTKLAKDGEISTISREETLSNIVSPTNISQETVYTSSSKISKNKKNQDYDITTNITDVLSTLHQSSDFVTYYTTYTYYTTSYEGNETFTDSRFETSTNVVTSNQVSLSTLETEFAVPQNIYPSTKNLQALSTSENQLVLFDFKKIIDADEVSTLYFTTEILSKVNDDGFSIEITSSTSRLKIDESKKKFISSTSINNGPDETSSISRLHKTGLLRIIEGKRIQNNTTTVYQSKVIGTVISNRYAQVIESTSSFLYESTFSDNFIFPTKTTAMEYSISTNEITTLSQSSKNYSETIIENLSSQNDEYTDPLQTLKRTFAPVIRPFASRNRPTFAPKQKNQISISATIITRSDITPTITATPALKIVGKYSSSRRGAFPSALKSPNDSSFHQSHSTKRFFGRPSKLTTDLHGISESNTVYFASRNRFSSSLHATQNLSTKRQDINISHRPTKTAFWGSSILSNIRIRPNSSLSNGGLPTQILAHDDFSLDSSIEEGNSTEVSEELESTKRNQNQLLRLRRPVNRPSGFIASTKNLGNTPVTSFRRNPLLARSKFSTTTSTTTTTVKPSPRSFPRPIGLQARSRSQSNLFPPRGLFQPQQKEEHPIDIKNANFSENSFELDSEHGYDKTENSNGKRHRNKRSSKILRCHTRRRRQSEAKSRNPFRFRRQNSTISTPREEGKQANYEELEESNHSLAKTTSRFGSRFHSPRGNQMHSQGNSFNSTIVITHNTIRPTRPSSKRPQFTLRENENSFKSNTRSGSQSNFRRQSGNASTRRPISSNQSSSSTNKRIKSYNNYNNKNNGEYGRLPHMTRSRNINTNTSKRGRGSVRSRTRGEYASDFKIDEQEEKIITVTHFIPSEVTVPFINGYTTDYKNIITAKTSTELVGPNQYTNVVGNNGLTSLYLKREESKINDAGFTEHTKYLLHESITSTVTFTPTTIRGRKTSFSHILPSTGYSVEYLVSTIQPQISANAPLANILLSQLLLGNLNLPAHHLNGQQQNFISPVVTSSAEPITEYRTHTSTYVTTIFDGKSTILPITFQGKKILTTVYDTTAQTITATEYSVDTIVNTPSMVENIQSNGPAAVNSLLLQQLLLQQQQEPLSLPPILLKTETPQITQSENFQDLEVTRSNVRFIDDVDYIDIPSNKNTMPMSKNSRKKEKKGSHGRKRSRHNELVMNSQDASVITLYVSGRRPGEFSTVLSTVQNTYDRSASLQKRHIQTTIASKDLKKNQDAKELNFLMNTLPCSIRGSTTSLEDTVGDVSIWLETSSKKLKLFSMETELAKINSTRTYILNI from the exons ATCACCGTAATCCTGTGAACCCAACTAACATTATATCAAAAGGTGGAGCTGATG ATATAACAACTGTTATTTTGCTTAATAATGATTTAGGCCGCGTGGGTGATACCCACGGCAGATTTTTAAAGCTACGTCCTGAAGTTGGACTTTTAACATCAACTGCACGAACATTTATACAGAATGGAATAACAACTGAGTTTGCAACCAAGATTGTAGGTACTGAACTAAATAACGGAAGACTGTACGCACAATATCTCAAAAAACGATCAAGAGTTCTTTACAAAAACGACAATCCTTCTCCTGCGGTTTTAACAAGCTGGGTAGGAGAAAAAGCTTTCCAACAATCACCTCAATTTTTACAAAGTCACAATGATTTGTTTAATATGGATGCAAATGTTTGGCAGCATATTGACGATAATCttgaaattaagaaaaatgaCTTTATAGGAAATACCGATTTTGTCAACGTACAGAGCACAAAACTAACCGATCCTATACACCCAAGCGAAAAAGATGCAAATCGTCCTGTTTTTCTACCGGAAGAATATGGAAATAACCACAAACGGCAATCAATTCATGTAAAGAAAGAAGAGTTGAATACATTTAAAAGTGTTCAGTCCTTATCCGTTGAAGATTTGGAAACATTTACTGTTAAAAatcataatataatttttagtgaAGTTACTATCGCAAGCAATAATTCCAATCATGACATAAACTATTCGAAAAATCTTCATGAACGATATGGTAAAAACGTAAACAGTAATATTTCAGAACCGGAAGATGAAAGTATTTCAAAAATAGACTTATCTACTGTAACCTACTACGGATTTGCAGAGTTTACTACTATGGTCGGCGACAGTGTCATCGTTTTTTTGCCAAGTACTTTACAAGCTAATCAACATTTTGGACACGTAACTTCGATTAGAGGAGTTCCTACACTGGGATCTGAACTTGTCCAAACTCAAATTAGTCATGTCGTAAAGAATACCCAAATTTTGGTAAACAAAACCTCGGATTTAGAAAGAATGCACGAGGAATACATAGTTTCTTCCGAAAATGTTCCAATTTTTTCCAGTGTCTCTCCAAGCTTGGATCAAATGGTTGAtgaaaaaatccttttaaagaactcaataaatcaaaatatagATACTGAGATAACATTAAGCTCAAAAAATGTTACCTCGGTTCACCTTGCCCAAAACACATCGATTAATATTGGACAGTATAACTTTACCATCAAAGAAATGAAGGATCCTATGCATAAACTGAGCTATTATCATCAAAATCCGTCAAGTGAACAAGCACTGGGAGGTGCCACCACTATTTTTTTAGATGATGATCCTTTTACCaaatatattgcaaaaacCGATTTGACTTATTCTTCGCTCAATGTGCAGCCAGAAAAAAGCTCTGTTAAAGTAGCAAATAAAATGAGTATTAAAATTAACGAACATTTTGTTAATGCCAATAAAAAcgaaattatattaaaaataaattcaacaaaatcaaataacataaaagaaaattatacatCATGCGATCACACCACATCGCAGGTATTTTTTACTCAAATGGCAAAGCTACTTTCTGATATGTCATCTCTAGCTGGGGATGATGTTATAAGAGATAATCCAATTGCCAATTTTGATATCATAGAGACTACTAAATATTACTGTATACAGGCTTCTCAGGTTCAGCAAACAACGGATTTAGttgaaattaataatataagtaATATTCAAATTGAGCCTCACCGTAAATCAAAACCATTTGATGTAAATGAAACCACTTCCCTACAAACCGAATACTACGACTTTACCAACGAAAATGAGTATGAGGGAGAAGATGATGAATATGAAGTCCCCGATGACTTTGATTTCatttataaaacattttttaccACTTATACATATTTGACAACATTTTTTGAAGGCTCCGAGAGCACTATTTCTAGCCATACAGAAATTATAACTAACTTAGTTTCTTCGAAATCTAGAACTGAAGAAGAATTTATGACACAAATTTTTAGCACAGCTAAGGAAAAtgaagtttttgaaaataaaaacgaccaATCAAATCCAAATATCTCACATGAAGTTTCTAAATATTCATTACCAAAAGACCTTGTAAATATACTTGTAGAGCACAACtcatcaaaaaatatttccgaaatcaaaaaaataactcAAGCGACCGAAAATCTTGATGATTGGAAATACACGAAAACTTTTTACACAACCTATACATATTATACGTcaattttttctgataacaaTACTGAGATCATGTCGCGGACAGATGTGATAACTAGTTATGTAACTTCGAAGCCTTTCAATAATCATACTTATATATTTACAGAACCAAATCACAGTAACAGTTTGTCGATAGCAGAAACAAATGAGATTACAACGTCtacaaatataattaaaaatgataaatttATGACATCTAGTTACAATATAAGCAATGATTTCTTATATCAGGAAGATCAAGTTAGTTCGGAAAGCAATACTGAGGAGATAATACCATCTGCTACTTTACTTCTTCAAACCAGTTTTACCACTTTTACGTTCTACACAACAATGTATGTCGGCAATGACACAAATATTGTTAGTCGCCTTGAGACTGTGACAAATATAGCGACCGGAATATTGCAACCATCAAAAACCCTTCAAGGTGAAAATGTCTTTCCGGTTACATATTTCACAACATTTACATATTGGACAAAGTTAGCCAAAGATGGTGAAATTTCAACAATAAGCAGAGAGGAAACTTTATCTAATATAGTCTCACCTACAAATATCTCACAAGAAACAGTATATACATCTTCATctaaaatatccaaaaataaaaaaaatcaagattaTGATATTACCACAAATATAACTGATGTTTTAAGCACTTTACACCAGTCCTCAGATTTTGTAACTTACTACACAACTTATACGTATTATACCACTTCATATGAAGGAAATGAAACTTTTACCGATTCGCGTTTCGAGACTTCAACTAATGTTGTGACAAGTAATCAAGTGTCTTTATCTACACTAGAAACTGAATTTGCAGTTccacaaaatatatatccttCAACCAAAAATTTGCAAGCACTAAGTACTTCTGAGAATCAATTAGTTTTGTttgactttaaaaaaataattgatgctGATGAAGTGAGTACTTTATATTTTACAACAGAAATTCTATCAAAAGTGAATGACGATGGATTTAGTATTGAGATAACAAGCAGCACCTCAAGATTAAAAATTGacgaatcaaaaaaaaaatttatatcttCTACTTCTATAAATAATGGCCCCGATGAAACCTCATCAATATCTAGATTGCATAAAACTGGATTGCTTAGGATTATCGAAGGCAAACGAATCCAAAATAATACCACAACTGTGTACCAATCAAAGGTTATTGGAACGGTTATTAGCAATAGATATGCGCAAGTCATTGAAAGTACATCTAGTTTTTTGTATGAAAGTACTTTTTCAGATAATTTCATATTCCCAACTAAAACAACAGCAATGGAATATTCTATTTCAACTAATGAAATAACAACATTATCCCAAAGCTCGAAAAATTATTCTGAAACTATAATAGAAAATCTGAGTTCTCAAAACGATGAATACACGGATCCGCTACAAACATTGAAAAGAACTTTTGCTCCTGTAATACGACCCTTTGCTTCACGAAATAGACCAACTTTTgccccaaaacaaaaaaaccaaatctcCATCAGCGCAACTATTATTACTAGATCCGATATAACTCCAACTATAACGGCAACACCTGCTTTAAAAATAGTTGGTAAATACAGCTCTTCCCGCCGCGGAGCCTTTCCTAGTGCGTTGAAAAGCCCGAACGACTCCAGTTTTCATCAATCTCATTCGACTAAACGATTTTTTGGTCGTCCATCAAAACTAACAACAGATCTGCATGGAATCTCTGAATCGAACACTGTATATTTTGCTTCAAGAAACAGATTCTCATCTTCCTTGCACGCAACTCAAAATTTAAGTACTAAGCGGCAAGATATTAATATTTCACATCGTCCAACTAAAACTGCTTTTTGGGGCTCATCAATATTATCCAATATTCGTATTAGGCCAAACAGCTCTCTTAGTAATGGGGGCTTACCAACACAAATCCTCGCCCATGACGACTTTTCTTTAGATAGTAGCATTGAAGAAGGTAACTCAACAGAAGTAAGTGAAGAATTGGAATCTACAAAACGCAATCAAAATCAATTACTGCGGCTTCGTCGACCTGTAAATAGACCAAGTGGATTTATTGcatcaacaaaaaatttaggAAATACGCCAGTAACTTCGTTTAGAAGGAATCCATTGTTAGCACGTTCGAAATTTTCAACCACAACTAgtacaacaactacaacagtCAAACCTTCGCCACGTAGTTTTCCCCGTCCTATTGGTCTTCAAGCTAGATCAAGGTCTCAAAGTAATCTATTTCCTCCACGCGGACTTTTCCAGCCACAGCAGAAAGAAGAACACCCCATAGACATAAAAAATGCTAACTTTTCCGAAAATAGTTTTGAATTAGATAGTGAACATGGATACGATAAAACCGAAAATAGTAATGGTAAAAGGCATCGAAATAAACGGTCAAGCAAAATTTTACGCTGCCATACCAGACGACGTCGTCAATCGGAGGCAAAATCTAGGAATCCATTTAGGTTTCGTCGTCAAAACTCCACGATATCTACCCCAAGGGAAGAGGGTAAGCAAGCCAACTATGAAGAGCTGGAAGAATCAAACCATTCTCTAGCTAAAACAACTTCTCGTTTTGGATCCAGATTTCATTCTCCACGAGGAAATCAGATGCACTCTCAAGGTAATAGTTTCAACTCCACAATTGTTATAACGCATAACACAATTAGACCAACTCGTCCATCTTCCAAGCGACCTCAGTTTACCCTTagagaaaatgaaaattcttttaaaagcAATACACGATCAGGATCACAAAGCAATTTCCGTCGCCAATCAGGTAATGCTTCGACTAGGCGCCCAATTAGCTCCAACCAAAGTAGTAGCTCTACcaataaaagaataaaaagttataataattataataataagaataatGGAGAATACGGACGATTACCTCATATGACACGTTCCAGAAACATTAACACTAATACGTCTAAGCGAGGAAGGGGTTCTGTCCGCAGTCGAACTAGGGGCGAGTATGCCTCCGACTTTAAAATTGATGAGCAGGAAGAGAAAATAATCACAGTTACACATTTTATACCATCTGAAGTAACGGTACCTTTCATAAATGGCTATACAAcagattataaaaatattataactgCTAAAACCAGTACAGAACTTGTGGGCCCGAATCAATATACCAATGTTGTCGGTAATAACGGATTGACTTCTTTATACCTTAAAAGGGAGGAGTCTAAGATAAATGATGCCGGGTTTACAGAGCATACCAAATACCTTTTGCATGAATCAATCACAAGTACTGTAACATTTACACCCACTACTATACGCGGTCGAAAGACATCGTTTTCACACATTCTTCCATCGACCGGATACTCTGTAGAATATCTTGTATCTACAATACAGCCCCAAATTTCAGCCAATGCACCACTAGCGAATATATTACTATCGCAGTTACTTTtaggaaatttaaatttgccaGCTCATCATTTAAATGGTCAGCAACAAAATTTCATATCACCAGTAGTTACATCTTCTGCTGAACCTATTACTGAATATCGAACTCATACATCAACATATGTAACTACGATTTTTGATGGAAAGTCCACTATATTACCAATAACGTTTCAGGGTAAAAAAATTCTGACCACTGTATATGATACGACTGCACAAACTATAACAGCTACCGAATATAGTGTAGATACAATCGTAAACACTCCATCAATGGTTGAAAACATACAGTCTAATGGACCAGCAGCAGTAAACAGCTTGTTGCTACAACAGTTGTTgctccaacaacaacaggagCCGTTATCCTTACCTCCAATACTTTTAAAAACTGAAACACCTCAAATAACACAAAGTGAAAACTTTCAGGACTTGGAAGTAACCCGTTCAAATGTCAGATTCATCGATGACGTCGACTATATAGACATACcatcaaataaaaatacaatgcCAATGTCTAAAAATtctcgcaaaaaagaaaaaaagggtaGTCATGGTCGTAAGCGAAGTAGACATAATGAATTAGTAATGAATTCACAGGATGCAAGTGTAATAACCCTCTACGTATCAGGGCGAAGACCTGGTGAATTTAGTACTGTGTTATCTACTGTACAGAATACTTACGATCGTTCTGCTTCCTTACAAAAGAGGCACATTCAAACAACTATTGCTTCAaaagacttaaaaaaaaaccaagatgctaaagaattaaattttttaatgaataccTTACCATGCTCAATAAGAGGTAGTACAACTTCGTTGGAGGATACTGTGGGTGATGTAAGCATTTGGTTAGAAACATCGagcaagaaattaaaattgttttcaatGGAAACAGAATTAGCGAAAATAAACAGTACTCGTACAtacatattaaatatttaa